TTAAAACATAGTCACCAATTGAAATCGCTTCATCTACCAGATTATCGGTTATTCTAGCATCAAAGCCTTCATAATGGCCACAAAGAAAAATCAGTTCATCATATTGTGCTAATTCCTTCGCTTTTTCTTGAGTAAACGGTTGACCACTAGGACACATTAAAAGCACTCTTTTTTTTCCTGATGTTTTAAGACTCTCAACAGCTGCAAACATTGGTTCAGGTTTTAAAACCATCCCAGCTCCACCACCAAACGGATAGTCATCGACCATTTGATGCTTATCTTGTGCAAAATCCCTTGGATTAACAGTTTCAATCGTTAAAAGTTTTTTTTCTTGAGCTCTTTTCATAATGCTATGATTAAATGGTGCTGTAAACATATCAGGAAAAATCGTTATTATATTGATTTTCATTAATCTAATTCCTCTAATAACTCAACTTTCATGAAGCCATCCACAAGGTTTATTTCTTTTACTACTTTTTTTAGTGCAGGCACCAGTATTTGTTTCTTGCCCTCAACAACATAAACATCATTGCTACCAGTCTTTAAAACTTC
The sequence above is drawn from the Negativicutes bacterium genome and encodes:
- the trmD gene encoding tRNA (guanosine(37)-N1)-methyltransferase TrmD; amino-acid sequence: MKINIITIFPDMFTAPFNHSIMKRAQEKKLLTIETVNPRDFAQDKHQMVDDYPFGGGAGMVLKPEPMFAAVESLKTSGKKRVLLMCPSGQPFTQEKAKELAQYDELIFLCGHYEGFDARITDNLVDEAISIGDYVLTGGEIPAMVVIDAVARMLNGVLGSGESAIGDSFYNGLLEYPQYTRPREFRGMSVPEILLSGDHAKIKKWRHNESLKKTFLNRPDLLEKTTLSADDKKYLATLKHRSE